The following are encoded together in the Candidatus Desulfatibia profunda genome:
- a CDS encoding ORF6N domain-containing protein has translation MIENLRSQFGTLKRGAHSKYPPMAFTEQGVAMLSSVLNSDRAVEKQIAKLRPAGCAASVRPKAAVGRFNETHPSGLFFKD, from the coding sequence TTGATTGAAAACTTAAGGAGCCAATTTGGCACCTTAAAAAGAGGGGCTCATTCAAAATACCCTCCAATGGCTTTCACTGAGCAAGGTGTTGCAATGTTGTCCTCTGTGCTGAATAGTGATCGAGCCGTTGAAAAACAGATTGCCAAATTGCGGCCGGCCGGTTGCGCCGCATCGGTCCGGCCAAAGGCGGCCGTTGGGAGGTTCAATGAAACCCATCCATCCGGATTATTTTTCAAGGATTGA
- a CDS encoding ORF6N domain-containing protein — translation MTQLVPVESIVRKIVFLRGEKVLLDRDLSELYGVETKHLKRAVRRNIKRFPKDFMFELRKKELENLRSHFGTSSWGGTRYTPMAFTEQGVAMLSSVLNSDRAIEVNIAIMRAFVQLRKTLDSHAELARKLADLEQRLEGHDEQIQAIFDAIRQLITAPETKKKKIGFTVKEKQKVYGKRAKKQTARG, via the coding sequence ATGACCCAACTTGTTCCAGTCGAATCGATAGTCAGAAAAATCGTCTTTTTGCGTGGCGAAAAAGTCTTGTTGGACAGAGATCTATCAGAACTATACGGTGTTGAGACCAAACATTTGAAACGGGCTGTACGGCGGAATATTAAAAGATTCCCGAAAGATTTTATGTTTGAACTGAGGAAAAAAGAGCTTGAAAACTTGAGGAGCCATTTTGGCACCTCAAGTTGGGGAGGAACCCGTTATACACCTATGGCTTTTACAGAGCAAGGTGTTGCAATGTTGTCCTCTGTGCTGAATAGTGATCGCGCCATTGAAGTGAATATTGCCATCATGCGGGCGTTTGTTCAGCTCAGAAAAACATTAGATTCACATGCTGAACTGGCGCGAAAACTGGCTGATTTGGAACAACGCCTTGAAGGTCACGATGAGCAGATTCAGGCAATTTTCGATGCGATTCGACAGCTTATCACTGCTCCTGAAACGAAAAAGAAAAAAATCGGGTTTACGGTCAAAGAAAAGCAGAAAGTTTACGGCAAGAGGGCCAAAAAACAAACGGCAAGAGGATGA
- a CDS encoding helix-turn-helix domain-containing protein: protein MITVEKVYKDILSMPLKEREKLFSAIARKGFEKDLYSHDEVFDDIRQSPFTIKEAAEYLEIAEITLRRWVKAGTINCKRVGRNIVFDPDELKSFKKGKQTEKS from the coding sequence ATGATTACTGTTGAGAAAGTATATAAAGACATTTTAAGTATGCCTTTAAAAGAAAGGGAAAAATTATTTTCCGCCATAGCAAGAAAAGGGTTTGAAAAAGATTTGTACAGTCATGATGAGGTTTTCGATGACATCAGACAGTCACCGTTTACGATCAAAGAGGCCGCTGAATATCTGGAGATTGCTGAAATTACCTTGAGAAGGTGGGTTAAAGCCGGAACTATTAACTGTAAGCGAGTAGGAAGGAACATCGTATTCGACCCGGATGAGCTTAAATCTTTCAAGAAAGGCAAACAGACAGAGAAAAGTTGA
- a CDS encoding type II toxin-antitoxin system RelE/ParE family toxin gives MVIWSIPARNDLKQLYDYIAKDSKYYATNVAQNIFSKTEILSEFPEIGRVVPEIGDENVRELIIYSYRLIYEVVPNGVQILAIIHGKRDFSSLDRNDLDR, from the coding sequence ATGGTAATATGGTCAATACCGGCGAGGAACGACTTAAAACAACTTTATGATTACATTGCCAAAGATTCTAAATATTACGCAACAAATGTCGCACAAAATATTTTTTCAAAAACCGAAATTTTAAGTGAATTCCCGGAAATTGGCCGAGTTGTGCCGGAAATCGGTGATGAAAATGTAAGGGAGTTGATTATCTATTCCTACCGGCTAATTTATGAGGTCGTTCCAAATGGTGTCCAAATCCTTGCCATCATTCATGGCAAACGAGATTTTTCATCATTAGACAGAAATGATTTAGACCGATAA
- a CDS encoding type II toxin-antitoxin system RelE/ParE family toxin, giving the protein MEKGYCNICAHSARTLCSFEDEVEKIILKPDIGEAKKGDLSGFRVHKFSHKKQKFLIAYQFQAEDIVFFKIGPHENFYRELKKYLREVEV; this is encoded by the coding sequence TTGGAAAAAGGCTATTGTAATATTTGTGCACACTCTGCACGAACGTTATGTTCCTTTGAAGATGAAGTTGAGAAAATAATATTAAAACCCGATATAGGGGAAGCCAAAAAGGGGGATCTGTCCGGCTTTAGAGTTCATAAATTTTCTCACAAAAAACAAAAGTTTCTTATAGCCTATCAGTTTCAGGCAGAGGACATCGTTTTTTTCAAGATAGGTCCCCATGAAAACTTTTATCGTGAACTCAAGAAATATCTCAGGGAGGTGGAAGTATGA